The following are encoded in a window of Mycobacterium decipiens genomic DNA:
- a CDS encoding MerR family transcriptional regulator, which produces MAEQASWTLDELVRRVAAGLAAPGYPGAPNGRVRELPDRRVVRWYTTTGLVDRPALRGRTALYGTRHLLQIVAVKRRQAEGRSLAEIQAELAGATDKTLRRVAAVPDEVIAAEPAQELPAAARRSRFWADPPGAAEPVANGGGADTVTKLTAVSLPGGALLMLPVDHRGRPDEGDIHAIRTAARPLLDLLADRGLLSLDERSPS; this is translated from the coding sequence ATGGCCGAACAGGCGTCCTGGACCCTGGACGAGCTGGTGCGGCGGGTTGCCGCCGGGCTGGCCGCTCCCGGCTACCCGGGAGCGCCCAACGGACGCGTCCGGGAGCTGCCCGATCGGCGGGTGGTGCGGTGGTATACGACGACCGGACTCGTCGACCGGCCGGCGCTGCGGGGGCGCACGGCGTTATACGGCACCCGGCACCTACTGCAGATCGTCGCGGTCAAACGCCGCCAGGCCGAAGGCCGCTCGCTCGCCGAGATCCAGGCCGAATTGGCCGGAGCGACCGACAAAACATTGCGCCGGGTCGCCGCCGTCCCCGACGAAGTCATCGCGGCCGAGCCGGCGCAGGAGCTACCAGCGGCGGCGCGCCGGAGCCGCTTCTGGGCCGATCCTCCAGGTGCCGCCGAACCGGTGGCGAACGGCGGCGGCGCCGACACCGTCACCAAGCTGACCGCCGTAAGTTTGCCCGGCGGGGCACTGCTAATGCTGCCTGTCGATCACCGCGGCCGACCCGACGAAGGCGACATCCACGCGATCCGTACGGCCGCTCGGCCACTGCTCGACCTGCTGGCCGACCGTGGCTTGCTGTCCCTCGATGAACGGAGCCCATCATGA
- a CDS encoding L,D-transpeptidase, which yields MRAGVRSVLVVIGIAATVVAGPGDVRLAALSRSQGYFAIASVLPTRGEVVGVAHPVVVTFRAPITNSADRHAAERAVDVKSAPTMTGKYQWLDNDVVQWVPDRYWPAHSTVALSVGGRSTDFKTGAEVIGVADISNHTFTVTIDGVQAEPPPRLPAPHHRPHFGEEGVIPASMGRADFPTPVGSYTVLSKDRSVIMDSSSVGIPVDDPDGYRLPVDYAVRITSRGLYVHSAPWATRSMGVENISHGCISLSPADAEWYFDTVKVGDPVIVQEGVPPPEKSADPDPVLPAPALPDPVVPDRAGPDPVHTGL from the coding sequence ATGCGAGCAGGTGTTCGGTCTGTTCTGGTGGTGATCGGGATCGCTGCGACAGTGGTCGCGGGGCCAGGTGACGTGCGTCTGGCAGCGCTGAGCCGGTCGCAGGGCTACTTTGCCATCGCATCGGTCCTACCCACGCGGGGCGAGGTAGTGGGTGTCGCGCACCCCGTGGTGGTGACGTTCAGAGCGCCCATAACCAACTCAGCCGACCGGCACGCGGCCGAACGCGCCGTTGACGTCAAATCCGCACCCACGATGACCGGCAAGTATCAGTGGCTCGACAACGACGTCGTGCAGTGGGTTCCGGACCGATACTGGCCGGCGCACAGCACGGTGGCGCTGTCGGTGGGCGGTCGGTCCACCGACTTCAAAACCGGTGCAGAGGTCATCGGTGTTGCCGATATCTCAAATCACACGTTCACCGTGACCATCGACGGAGTCCAGGCGGAACCGCCGCCTCGACTACCAGCGCCGCACCACCGGCCTCACTTTGGAGAAGAAGGGGTGATCCCCGCCTCGATGGGGAGGGCGGATTTCCCGACGCCGGTCGGCTCCTACACCGTCCTGTCCAAAGACCGCTCGGTGATTATGGATTCGAGCAGCGTCGGCATCCCCGTCGACGATCCCGATGGTTACCGGCTTCCGGTGGATTACGCCGTCCGTATCACCAGCCGTGGCCTCTATGTGCATTCGGCTCCGTGGGCGACACGATCAATGGGGGTTGAGAATATCAGCCATGGCTGTATCAGCCTGAGCCCCGCCGACGCCGAGTGGTACTTCGACACGGTCAAAGTCGGTGATCCGGTAATCGTGCAGGAAGGGGTTCCGCCGCCAGAAAAGTCGGCCGATCCTGACCCCGTGCTGCCTGCCCCTGCGCTTCCGGACCCTGTGGTTCCTGACCGTGCGGGTCCTGACCCCGTGCACACAGGTCTGTGA
- a CDS encoding NucA/NucB deoxyribonuclease domain-containing protein, producing MRYAGALIAAVMQACAAGLGGVPLAVAAPAIRATLTTNVVEGPLTSAPTPQEGQTAAATTMPSQCGSGSSRTTICVGQQLTVQTIDEQAKVLSSAVYQRNYAVQLDPRSLAIKVDVSLRQLTTTGTPVGTLKMTFAPATAPEDSQDIVVPIAADTKSPSIRSVDLTGKPDTQQVHLHVVSTFTAPNGKPVKIGTTTFASTYRCDNQFTSKPGCVNTSYTPTITSLVGLGDLTKNIRTGQSHGLPGAPGTTPLTRLADKQAIKRNREAACGTARTRELGPRPLSIRNPSCDEYPFASTYQGGAHTSIAWVSVEENSRGGGNLSQFYQDNHVLDGDAYFVKV from the coding sequence ATGCGATATGCGGGAGCGTTGATCGCTGCGGTGATGCAGGCCTGCGCTGCTGGGCTTGGTGGTGTCCCATTGGCGGTGGCCGCCCCCGCCATCCGAGCCACGTTGACAACCAATGTTGTTGAAGGGCCCCTCACCTCGGCGCCTACGCCGCAGGAGGGACAGACAGCGGCAGCGACCACTATGCCGTCTCAGTGCGGTAGCGGCTCGTCCCGCACCACCATCTGCGTCGGCCAGCAGTTGACCGTGCAAACCATCGATGAGCAAGCCAAAGTGCTCAGTTCGGCGGTGTATCAGCGGAACTACGCAGTACAGCTAGACCCGAGGTCATTAGCGATCAAAGTCGATGTGAGCCTGCGGCAGCTGACAACGACCGGCACACCGGTTGGCACACTCAAGATGACATTTGCCCCGGCGACCGCGCCTGAGGACTCGCAAGACATCGTGGTGCCTATCGCAGCAGACACCAAATCGCCATCGATCCGGTCCGTCGACCTCACCGGTAAGCCCGACACACAGCAAGTCCATCTGCATGTGGTATCGACTTTCACTGCGCCAAACGGCAAGCCGGTCAAGATCGGCACCACAACCTTTGCATCCACCTACCGCTGCGACAATCAATTCACGTCAAAACCGGGTTGTGTCAACACTTCCTACACCCCGACGATCACCAGCCTGGTTGGCCTGGGAGACCTCACCAAAAATATCCGAACCGGCCAATCCCATGGACTGCCCGGCGCGCCCGGAACCACACCACTAACCCGACTCGCCGATAAGCAGGCCATAAAAAGGAACCGCGAGGCCGCGTGCGGCACTGCGCGTACGCGCGAACTCGGACCACGACCATTGAGTATCAGGAACCCCAGCTGTGACGAGTACCCGTTCGCCAGCACCTACCAAGGCGGAGCCCACACCAGCATCGCCTGGGTATCTGTCGAGGAAAACAGCCGCGGGGGTGGCAACCTCAGTCAGTTCTACCAAGATAACCATGTCCTTGATGGTGATGCGTACTTTGTGAAGGTCTAG
- a CDS encoding zinc-binding metallopeptidase family protein, which yields MRAFACPVCHGFAPFESRRCPNCLAELGLHVPTRTMVATSSGSAVIDGQRWIACTRAASLGCNWLVPDEQEFKDQRGRCLADSLVRREPDADDTIAVEKLAATTTALRRLTYQLIDIGLPVEPFWRRDGGVAFDLVSSYSGGERVLIGHAGGVITIDLVESLDDYRESLRVSLGEPYRTVLGHFRHEIGHYYQNILVENDPGATRYLHEWRELFGDERADYQAEIARHYKFGAPANWRQSFISEYATMHPWEDFAECFAHYLHITDTIETTRESGIVVQADRVRFSLPRDIAPLESYDDAPIERLLYDWKWLSLFFNRVNTSMGKNPLYPFEIPPPVIRKLGFVHKLIREAACRP from the coding sequence GTGCGCGCGTTCGCCTGCCCGGTGTGCCACGGTTTCGCACCTTTCGAGTCGCGCCGATGCCCGAACTGCCTCGCAGAGTTGGGATTACACGTTCCAACTCGCACGATGGTGGCGACCTCGTCGGGCAGTGCGGTCATCGATGGCCAGCGCTGGATCGCGTGTACGAGGGCGGCCAGCCTGGGCTGCAACTGGTTGGTGCCCGACGAGCAGGAGTTCAAGGACCAGCGGGGGCGCTGTCTGGCCGATTCGTTGGTGCGCCGCGAACCCGACGCCGACGACACGATCGCCGTGGAAAAGTTGGCGGCTACGACGACTGCGCTACGGCGGTTGACCTATCAGCTCATCGACATCGGTCTGCCGGTCGAGCCGTTCTGGCGCCGTGACGGCGGCGTTGCTTTCGACCTGGTGTCCAGTTACAGCGGCGGCGAGCGGGTGCTGATCGGGCATGCCGGTGGGGTCATCACCATCGACTTGGTCGAATCGCTGGACGACTACCGCGAGTCGCTGCGGGTTAGCCTCGGGGAGCCCTATCGCACCGTGCTCGGCCACTTCCGCCACGAGATCGGCCACTACTACCAGAACATCCTGGTGGAAAACGATCCTGGCGCCACTCGCTATCTCCACGAGTGGCGGGAGCTGTTCGGCGACGAGCGCGCCGACTATCAGGCCGAGATCGCACGCCATTACAAATTCGGTGCGCCGGCGAACTGGCGTCAGTCCTTCATCTCTGAGTACGCGACCATGCACCCCTGGGAGGACTTCGCCGAGTGCTTCGCGCACTACCTGCACATCACCGACACCATCGAGACCACCCGAGAGTCGGGAATAGTGGTGCAGGCCGACCGGGTACGGTTTTCACTTCCCCGTGACATTGCCCCGCTCGAGTCCTACGACGACGCCCCGATCGAACGGCTGCTGTATGACTGGAAGTGGTTGTCGCTGTTCTTCAACCGGGTGAACACCTCAATGGGGAAAAACCCGCTCTACCCGTTTGAGATCCCGCCGCCGGTGATCCGCAAGCTCGGGTTCGTGCACAAGCTGATTCGAGAAGCAGCGTGCCGCCCGTGA
- a CDS encoding PE family protein gives MSFVFAAPDMVTAAAGNLAGIGLTLEQATAAAAGPTTSVTAAAADDVSIAISETFGTYGKQFQAYSARAAAFHTEFVGLLNGGAAAYLDTEVANVGQSLAKSANAPAPTGAAAVAAPLLGGLNSAPNELSSITGGGPVGQILNGARQELGAVVSALGGGGGGLLPGLFGPGPFAPTTGAPAPAGGPWQTLFATTGANLQTIYSNWAAHPFPVLQQVIANQTGYAQSIGNEFAAAVQDLPTTVANLPTNIQLAIQNAAAFPAAVQAYVVKQAGYGQAIITSLQNASAELPQTLPTFWADLEKANQALMMGDYHGAVHYLPQATVDLFVSGININNLSEINVEGPAGELLPLMSLPAQMQQDLIDLLPSGAILTQIVQNGFNAVNTVTDSIGLAVVGPPIATLDGLATGLTVLDAAMQTGDGVGAIGALIDMPAYVLNGFLNGVTVVELRIPVSATVTIPLIPPLPPIVIGANTPVLVRMPFVGILAPPQPITATIEVPGLGTPAPLDITVPGMQVAGVVPTLVNVIPAQVAEAISPE, from the coding sequence ATGTCGTTTGTGTTCGCAGCGCCGGACATGGTGACGGCCGCGGCCGGGAATTTGGCGGGTATCGGCTTGACGCTCGAACAGGCGACCGCAGCGGCGGCCGGTCCCACAACCAGCGTCACGGCCGCGGCCGCCGATGACGTGTCGATCGCCATCTCGGAGACATTCGGCACCTACGGCAAGCAATTTCAGGCATACAGCGCCCGAGCGGCGGCATTTCACACCGAATTTGTCGGTCTGTTGAACGGCGGCGCGGCGGCATACCTCGACACCGAGGTCGCCAACGTCGGGCAGAGCCTAGCGAAGTCGGCGAATGCGCCCGCTCCCACCGGCGCGGCCGCGGTCGCCGCCCCCCTGCTCGGCGGCTTGAACTCGGCCCCCAACGAATTGAGCTCGATCACTGGCGGCGGGCCGGTGGGCCAGATCCTCAACGGTGCCCGCCAAGAACTCGGCGCTGTGGTATCCGCTCTAGGCGGCGGCGGGGGCGGGCTCCTGCCGGGGCTGTTCGGGCCCGGCCCGTTCGCTCCCACTACCGGCGCGCCCGCTCCCGCCGGCGGTCCGTGGCAAACCCTCTTCGCCACTACGGGCGCCAATCTGCAAACCATCTACAGCAACTGGGCTGCCCACCCGTTCCCGGTTCTGCAGCAGGTGATCGCGAACCAGACCGGTTACGCGCAGAGCATCGGCAATGAGTTCGCTGCCGCCGTGCAGGACCTCCCCACCACGGTGGCGAACTTGCCAACGAACATCCAACTTGCCATCCAGAACGCTGCGGCGTTCCCGGCTGCGGTGCAGGCGTACGTCGTGAAGCAAGCTGGCTACGGCCAGGCAATCATCACGTCGCTGCAGAACGCGAGCGCGGAGTTACCGCAGACATTGCCGACCTTCTGGGCCGACCTCGAGAAGGCCAACCAAGCGCTGATGATGGGCGACTATCACGGCGCGGTGCACTACCTTCCACAAGCGACGGTGGATCTCTTCGTCAGCGGGATCAACATCAACAACTTGTCGGAGATCAACGTGGAGGGCCCGGCGGGCGAGCTACTGCCGCTGATGTCCCTCCCGGCGCAGATGCAGCAGGACCTCATCGACCTGCTTCCCTCGGGCGCCATTCTGACGCAGATCGTGCAGAACGGATTCAACGCGGTCAACACGGTCACGGACTCGATAGGGCTTGCGGTGGTTGGTCCGCCGATCGCCACATTGGACGGGCTCGCGACGGGCCTGACGGTGTTGGACGCCGCGATGCAGACCGGAGATGGTGTGGGGGCCATCGGCGCCCTCATTGATATGCCGGCTTACGTGTTGAACGGCTTCCTCAATGGCGTGACCGTCGTTGAGTTGAGGATACCGGTGAGCGCGACGGTCACTATCCCGTTGATCCCCCCGCTGCCCCCTATCGTCATCGGCGCCAACACACCGGTCCTGGTCCGTATGCCCTTCGTCGGGATTCTCGCTCCGCCGCAACCGATTACGGCGACCATAGAAGTGCCCGGCCTTGGGACCCCCGCCCCGCTCGACATCACCGTTCCCGGAATGCAAGTCGCGGGTGTCGTTCCCACGCTGGTGAACGTCATACCCGCACAGGTCGCTGAAGCGATATCACCCGAATAG
- a CDS encoding PE family protein, which translates to MLFVIAAPEYVTAAASDLANVASSIRAANAAAAAPTTTVPAAAGDEVSAAVARMFGVHGQAYQAISAQAAAFHQQFVQLLNSGANSYAIAEAANASSVQELLNIVNSPFEAVLGRPLVGDGADGTPGTGANGQNGGVLWGNGGNGGSGAPGQTGGNGGSGGFLFGNGGVGGTGGAIDNGFAGNGGNGGHAAGLLGHGGIGGTGGACPNGIAGDGGFGGDGGIVFGYGGAGGAGGTSNVVAGWGGAGGYGTGLLYGMGGVGGAGGAATSNIGIAGIGGLGGSGSILFNLIGIGADGGTGGTAVGLNNIGGQGGQGGYAEGLFFGLGGHGGAGGANTGGGTGGVGGFGGDSGAYFGIGGAGGDGGAADAGGRGGTGGIGGIGGIFFGLGGAGGNGYGAADLAFGGNGSQGGYGGILFGLGGAGGHGGIGATPGVGGPGGFGGLLLFGPIGASGVTPA; encoded by the coding sequence ATGTTGTTCGTAATCGCGGCACCGGAATATGTGACGGCGGCGGCTTCGGATCTGGCGAATGTCGCTTCCAGCATCAGGGCGGCCAATGCGGCGGCGGCGGCCCCGACGACGACCGTGCCGGCCGCGGCCGGCGATGAAGTGTCCGCGGCCGTCGCGAGGATGTTCGGCGTGCACGGGCAGGCCTACCAGGCGATCAGCGCTCAGGCGGCGGCATTTCATCAGCAGTTTGTCCAGCTTCTGAATTCGGGTGCGAACTCCTACGCCATTGCCGAGGCCGCCAATGCCAGTTCTGTGCAGGAACTACTCAACATAGTGAACTCACCCTTCGAGGCGGTGCTGGGGCGTCCGCTCGTCGGCGACGGTGCCGACGGTACCCCGGGAACCGGCGCCAACGGCCAGAACGGGGGGGTGTTGTGGGGCAATGGCGGGAACGGCGGGTCGGGCGCACCCGGCCAAACCGGTGGGAACGGTGGGAGCGGCGGGTTCTTGTTCGGCAACGGCGGCGTCGGCGGAACCGGCGGGGCCATTGACAACGGCTTCGCCGGCAACGGCGGCAACGGCGGCCACGCCGCCGGACTTCTTGGCCACGGCGGCATCGGCGGGACCGGCGGGGCCTGTCCCAATGGCATCGCCGGCGACGGCGGCTTCGGCGGGGACGGCGGGATCGTGTTCGGCTACGGCGGCGCCGGAGGGGCCGGCGGGACCAGCAACGTCGTTGCCGGCTGGGGCGGCGCCGGCGGCTACGGCACCGGCCTGCTCTACGGCATGGGCGGCGTCGGCGGCGCCGGCGGGGCGGCCACCAGCAACATTGGGATCGCAGGCATCGGTGGGCTCGGGGGCAGCGGCAGCATCCTCTTCAACCTCATCGGCATCGGGGCCGACGGTGGTACCGGCGGGACCGCCGTCGGTCTCAACAACATCGGCGGCCAGGGCGGTCAGGGCGGCTACGCCGAGGGCCTGTTCTTCGGCCTCGGCGGCCACGGTGGGGCGGGCGGCGCCAACACCGGCGGCGGCACCGGCGGGGTCGGCGGATTCGGCGGCGACAGCGGTGCCTACTTCGGGATCGGCGGTGCCGGCGGCGACGGCGGGGCTGCCGATGCCGGTGGCCGTGGCGGTACCGGCGGCATCGGCGGCATCGGCGGCATTTTCTTCGGCCTCGGCGGCGCGGGCGGCAATGGCTACGGCGCGGCCGACTTGGCGTTCGGGGGTAACGGCAGTCAGGGCGGCTACGGTGGCATCCTCTTCGGCCTCGGCGGCGCCGGCGGCCATGGCGGCATCGGGGCGACCCCGGGCGTTGGCGGCCCCGGTGGTTTCGGTGGGTTACTCCTTTTCGGCCCGATCGGAGCAAGCGGGGTGACGCCAGCATGA